In Arcobacter ellisii, a genomic segment contains:
- a CDS encoding calcium/sodium antiporter — MVLYLLAILAGFGILVWSADKFVEGAASTAKHLGMPSLLIGILIVGFGTSAPEMVVSAIAAMEGNPGLALGNAIGSNIVNVALILGVTALISPIVVNSNIVKKEMPLLLGIVLISGYLLLDNTLTFIEGIALLLGFFALVAWSIISALKSKNDALETEIEDELIEHEMSLKAGIFWLVLGLVLLIGSSRLLVWGAVGVAHEFGVSDLIIGLTIVALGTSLPELAASVIAARKGEHDIAIGNVVGSNMFNILAVIGIATVIAPMNNIPLEVLQRDWIVMLVLTIALLIMAYGFKNKEGKITRLEGTILVVCYVAYNTYLGLNLTGNL, encoded by the coding sequence ATGGTTTTATATTTACTAGCAATTCTTGCTGGATTTGGTATTTTAGTTTGGAGTGCTGATAAATTCGTTGAAGGTGCAGCCTCAACGGCTAAACACCTTGGAATGCCAAGTCTGCTAATTGGTATTTTAATTGTTGGATTTGGAACAAGTGCTCCTGAAATGGTTGTCTCTGCAATTGCTGCAATGGAAGGAAATCCAGGTCTTGCTCTTGGAAATGCTATTGGTTCAAATATAGTAAATGTTGCTCTTATTTTAGGAGTTACTGCTCTTATTTCTCCAATAGTTGTAAATTCAAATATTGTAAAAAAAGAGATGCCTTTATTATTAGGAATAGTATTAATTTCAGGATATTTATTATTAGATAATACTTTAACATTTATTGAAGGTATTGCATTATTACTTGGTTTTTTTGCTCTTGTTGCATGGTCAATAATTTCAGCATTAAAATCAAAAAATGATGCTTTAGAAACAGAAATTGAAGATGAATTAATAGAACATGAAATGAGTTTAAAAGCTGGTATTTTTTGGCTTGTTTTAGGATTAGTTTTATTAATTGGAAGTTCAAGACTTCTTGTTTGGGGAGCTGTTGGAGTTGCTCATGAGTTTGGAGTGAGTGATTTAATTATTGGATTAACAATTGTTGCACTTGGGACTTCTCTTCCTGAACTTGCAGCTTCTGTAATTGCTGCACGTAAAGGTGAACATGATATTGCAATTGGAAATGTTGTAGGTTCAAATATGTTTAATATTTTAGCTGTAATTGGTATTGCAACAGTTATTGCACCAATGAATAATATTCCACTTGAAGTTTTACAAAGAGATTGGATTGTAATGTTAGTTTTAACAATTGCTCTTTTAATAATGGCTTATGGATTTAAAAATAAAGAAGGAAAAATCACAAGATTAGAAGGAACGATTCTTGTAGTTTGTTATGTTGCTTATAACACATATTTAGGTCTGAATTTAACTGGTAATTTATAA
- a CDS encoding helix-turn-helix domain-containing protein, giving the protein MKNNDLVQVVEDVEEFYKAVSRNVKKLRKKHKFTQLDFSANIGFNSVSFYCECENNKNGKHFNLLHVVRIAKYLNVDINEIVKY; this is encoded by the coding sequence TTGAAAAATAATGATTTAGTTCAAGTAGTAGAAGATGTAGAAGAATTTTATAAAGCTGTATCTAGAAATGTTAAAAAACTCAGAAAAAAGCATAAGTTTACACAATTAGATTTTTCTGCAAATATTGGTTTTAACTCTGTTAGTTTTTATTGTGAATGTGAAAATAATAAAAATGGAAAACATTTTAATTTATTACATGTGGTAAGAATTGCAAAATATCTAAATGTTGATATAAATGAAATAGTTAAATATTAA
- a CDS encoding biotin/lipoyl-containing protein, with the protein MSKKYIDIMDTTFRDGFQSVFGGRVLMKDFFPAVEAAKEAGITHFEFGGGARFQSLFFYLQENAFEMMDKFREIVGPDANLQTLARGINTVMLDTGSRELIDLHAKMFAKHGTTTIRNFDALNDVQNLEYSAECIKKYGLNHEVVVTLMDLPPGCTGAHDVPFYEKTLRNILDSGLPFDSLCFKDASGTSSPQKIYETIQMARRLVGNETHIRLHTHETAGVSVSCYLAALEAGADGIDLAASPVSGGTSQPDILTMLHAVKGKNYDLGGLEIDKILKYQDVLANCLKDYFIPPEATQVSPLIPFSPMPGGALTANTQMMRDNGTLDKFPEVIKAMREVVEKGGYGTSVTPVSQFYWQQAYANVMFGPWKQIAPGYGKMVLGYFGKTPVEPDPEVVKLAAEKLKLEPTKENPLDIADRDEKKKISVWKQRLEIEGIEATEENIFIAAACDEKGIAFLKGESPLNVRKNDSVCDNDKDCKLGENKMANASGNYTVVVDGQRFNVTIAEGNADIQVTPVASSNSVASSTPAPASNGGTEVPAAVNGAVWKILVKEGDRVEKDQQIMILEAMKMEIDITAPVSGVITKILVNNAQAVDEGQTLAIIG; encoded by the coding sequence ATGTCTAAAAAATATATAGATATCATGGACACCACATTTAGAGATGGATTCCAATCTGTCTTTGGTGGAAGAGTCCTAATGAAAGATTTCTTTCCAGCTGTAGAAGCAGCAAAAGAAGCAGGTATAACTCACTTTGAGTTTGGTGGAGGAGCAAGGTTCCAATCTTTATTCTTCTATCTACAAGAAAACGCATTTGAAATGATGGATAAATTTAGAGAAATCGTTGGACCAGATGCAAACTTACAAACTTTAGCTAGAGGTATCAACACAGTAATGCTAGATACTGGTTCTAGAGAATTAATCGACTTACATGCAAAAATGTTTGCAAAACATGGAACAACAACAATCAGAAACTTTGATGCATTAAATGATGTTCAAAACCTTGAATATAGTGCTGAATGTATTAAAAAATATGGTCTTAACCATGAAGTAGTTGTTACACTTATGGATTTACCTCCAGGTTGTACTGGTGCTCATGATGTACCTTTTTATGAAAAAACTTTAAGAAATATTCTTGATAGTGGATTACCATTTGACTCTTTATGCTTTAAAGATGCATCAGGTACTTCATCTCCTCAAAAAATCTATGAAACAATCCAAATGGCAAGAAGATTAGTGGGTAATGAAACTCATATTAGACTTCATACTCATGAAACTGCTGGTGTTTCAGTATCTTGTTATTTAGCAGCTTTAGAAGCTGGAGCTGATGGTATCGATTTAGCTGCCTCTCCTGTTAGTGGTGGAACATCTCAACCAGATATTTTAACTATGCTTCATGCTGTAAAAGGTAAAAACTACGATTTAGGTGGTTTAGAAATTGATAAAATTCTAAAATATCAAGATGTTTTAGCTAACTGCTTAAAAGATTACTTTATCCCACCAGAAGCTACTCAAGTTTCTCCTTTAATTCCATTCTCTCCAATGCCAGGTGGTGCATTAACTGCAAATACTCAAATGATGAGAGATAATGGTACTTTAGATAAATTCCCAGAAGTTATTAAAGCTATGAGAGAAGTTGTTGAAAAAGGTGGATATGGTACATCTGTAACTCCAGTTTCTCAATTTTATTGGCAACAAGCATACGCAAATGTTATGTTTGGTCCATGGAAACAAATTGCTCCTGGTTATGGGAAAATGGTTTTAGGTTACTTTGGTAAAACACCAGTTGAGCCAGATCCAGAAGTTGTAAAACTAGCAGCTGAAAAATTAAAACTTGAACCTACAAAAGAAAATCCTTTGGATATCGCTGATAGAGATGAAAAGAAAAAAATCTCTGTTTGGAAACAAAGATTAGAGATTGAAGGAATTGAAGCAACAGAAGAAAATATCTTTATTGCTGCTGCTTGTGATGAAAAAGGAATTGCATTCTTAAAAGGTGAATCACCTTTAAATGTAAGAAAAAATGATTCTGTTTGTGATAATGATAAAGATTGTAAATTAGGAGAGAATAAAATGGCAAATGCTAGTGGAAACTATACTGTTGTAGTTGATGGACAAAGATTTAATGTAACAATTGCTGAAGGAAATGCAGATATTCAAGTAACTCCTGTTGCAAGTTCTAATTCAGTAGCTTCTTCAACACCTGCTCCTGCTTCAAATGGTGGAACAGAAGTACCAGCAGCTGTAAATGGAGCTGTATGGAAAATTTTAGTAAAAGAAGGTGATAGAGTTGAAAAAGATCAACAAATTATGATTCTTGAAGCTATGAAAATGGAAATAGATATAACTGCACCAGTTTCTGGAGTTATAACTAAAATTTTAGTAAATAATGCACAAGCTGTTGATGAAGGACAAACATTAGCCATTATTGGTTAA
- a CDS encoding AraC family transcriptional regulator: protein MKKETLQKRTKIANDIMYYIYTHIETNIDIEELSIDLGVSKFHMHRIFKEAFGKNIYESIKSIRLQKASNLLLTNKYSTISNIVNQCGYSSQSSFIKIFKERFEMSPKEWKNGGYKEYSKKILQQSQKAMQSKANFNDMVPSIVKMPAIESFYIRNKGYNVNIKETWQKLQTWVLTNNITSYRRIALFHDNPTITPLHDCQYIGCIVVDDKESVKSDRLPKFKIAEGVYAKFDLKGKTGDVLPFIHWVYHEWLPKSEYETTTKPSYAVYKKLDFFDENNEFELSFYVSINF from the coding sequence ATGAAAAAAGAAACGTTACAAAAAAGAACAAAAATAGCAAATGACATAATGTACTATATTTATACTCATATAGAGACAAATATAGATATCGAAGAGTTAAGTATTGATTTAGGTGTGAGTAAATTTCATATGCATAGAATTTTTAAAGAGGCATTTGGAAAAAACATTTATGAGAGTATAAAATCAATTAGATTACAAAAAGCATCAAATCTACTTTTAACAAACAAATATTCAACAATTTCTAATATTGTAAACCAATGTGGTTACTCTTCTCAATCATCATTTATAAAAATATTTAAAGAAAGATTTGAAATGAGTCCAAAAGAGTGGAAAAATGGTGGATATAAAGAGTATTCAAAAAAAATATTACAACAATCTCAAAAGGCAATGCAATCAAAAGCAAATTTTAATGATATGGTTCCAAGTATTGTAAAAATGCCAGCAATTGAAAGTTTTTATATACGAAATAAAGGTTATAACGTAAATATAAAAGAGACTTGGCAAAAATTACAAACTTGGGTTTTGACAAATAACATAACTTCATATAGAAGAATTGCACTTTTTCACGATAATCCAACAATTACACCTTTACATGATTGTCAATATATTGGATGTATTGTTGTTGATGATAAAGAGAGTGTAAAAAGTGATAGATTACCAAAATTTAAAATTGCAGAAGGTGTTTATGCAAAATTTGATTTAAAAGGTAAAACAGGAGATGTACTTCCCTTTATTCATTGGGTTTATCACGAATGGTTGCCTAAAAGTGAATATGAAACAACAACAAAACCTTCTTATGCAGTTTATAAAAAACTTGACTTTTTTGATGAAAATAATGAATTTGAATTAAGCTTTTATGTATCTATAAACTTTTGA
- a CDS encoding OadG family protein, protein MEEVNLIAESVKFMFLGMGVVFAFLTIMIFVLKAQGIILTKFFPQEEKKPVNSSPIVTNNTKTEAAKMAAIVAAVQHHKNLKG, encoded by the coding sequence ATGGAAGAAGTAAACTTAATCGCAGAATCAGTAAAGTTTATGTTTTTAGGGATGGGAGTAGTATTTGCATTCCTAACAATAATGATATTTGTACTAAAAGCACAAGGGATAATATTAACAAAGTTTTTTCCACAAGAAGAGAAGAAACCAGTAAATAGTAGTCCAATAGTAACAAATAACACAAAAACTGAAGCTGCAAAAATGGCTGCAATAGTTGCTGCAGTACAACATCATAAAAATCTGAAGGGTTAA
- a CDS encoding sodium ion-translocating decarboxylase subunit beta: MKKNILIAIFLLFSAFALNSFASTPAVETPTEEKQPYHSKTMGELVDSFYATTGIKALFEPQVGVLDSHGKEMTFFAQGYGRIIMIFICFLLFYLAIKKGFEPLLLIPIGFGGLLANIPIANMAGPDGMLGIIYSMGITNQFFPLLIFMGVGAMTDFGPLLANPKTALLGGAAQFGIFGSLVGAVLLAQFVPGINFTLEQAAAISIIGGADGPTSIFVASKLAPELLGAIAVAAYSYMALVPLIQPPIMRVLTTQNERKIKMSTLRKVSKLEKIVFPLVVLSLTLLILPDAAPLIGALCFGNFARESGVVDRLSDTMQNALINIVTIFLGLGVGSKLASEQFLVAETLGIMAIGLLAFAAGTAMGVIMAKIMNLVSSKDSQINPLIGAAGVSAVPMAARVVSKEGQLYDKSNILLMHAMGPNVAGVIGSAVAAGVLLSIFK; the protein is encoded by the coding sequence ATGAAAAAAAATATATTAATAGCTATTTTTCTTCTATTTAGTGCTTTTGCACTAAATAGTTTTGCTTCAACACCTGCTGTTGAAACACCAACAGAAGAAAAACAGCCTTATCATTCAAAAACAATGGGTGAACTAGTTGATTCGTTTTATGCAACAACTGGTATTAAAGCCTTGTTTGAACCACAAGTTGGTGTATTAGATTCACATGGAAAAGAGATGACATTCTTTGCTCAAGGGTATGGAAGAATCATCATGATTTTCATCTGTTTCTTATTATTTTATTTAGCAATTAAAAAAGGGTTTGAACCATTACTATTAATTCCTATTGGATTTGGTGGATTATTAGCAAATATACCAATAGCAAATATGGCAGGACCAGATGGAATGCTAGGAATTATTTATAGTATGGGTATTACAAATCAGTTTTTCCCATTATTAATTTTTATGGGTGTTGGAGCTATGACAGACTTTGGTCCATTATTAGCTAATCCAAAAACTGCATTACTTGGTGGTGCTGCACAATTTGGAATCTTTGGATCACTTGTTGGTGCAGTATTATTAGCACAATTTGTTCCAGGGATTAACTTTACATTAGAACAAGCTGCTGCAATTTCAATCATTGGTGGAGCTGATGGTCCAACATCAATTTTCGTTGCATCAAAACTTGCACCTGAATTACTTGGAGCTATTGCCGTTGCTGCTTATTCATATATGGCATTAGTACCACTAATTCAACCACCAATTATGAGAGTATTAACTACTCAAAATGAGAGAAAAATAAAAATGTCTACACTTAGAAAAGTATCTAAGTTAGAAAAAATTGTTTTCCCATTAGTAGTATTATCATTAACTTTATTAATTTTACCAGATGCTGCACCATTAATTGGAGCATTATGTTTTGGGAATTTTGCAAGGGAATCAGGAGTTGTTGATAGACTTTCTGATACAATGCAAAATGCATTAATTAATATTGTAACAATATTTTTAGGATTAGGTGTTGGTTCAAAACTAGCATCAGAGCAATTTTTAGTAGCAGAGACTTTAGGAATTATGGCAATAGGTCTTTTAGCGTTTGCTGCAGGAACTGCAATGGGTGTAATAATGGCTAAAATAATGAATTTAGTAAGTTCAAAAGATAGTCAAATAAATCCTTTAATTGGAGCAGCAGGAGTATCTGCTGTGCCAATGGCAGCAAGGGTTGTTAGTAAAGAAGGTCAACTTTATGACAAATCGAACATTTTATTAATGCATGCGATGGGTCCTAATGTGGCTGGTGTTATTGGTTCAGCAGTTGCTGCTGGTGTCCTTTTATCGATATTTAAATAA
- a CDS encoding ATP-binding protein, whose translation MYIQRLILEDIKEYQKFFPVLLISGARQVGKSTLALHLNIDNYITLDDINMYEMAKNNPKGFIESLDKPVVIDEIQRLPELLISIKEYVDKDRINGEFILTGSASLQGFKEISDSLAGRIGIVELYPFSLKEKNQSSDNIIDIFSKDLDKYLLTKYENISVEKDIIDGGYPEINKIDSQKGKYLWFSSYIRTYIESDAKELANIRNMDKFINMYKHCMFRSGSIFNKNDIQIQVGLDGKTFDSYFSVLEHTYQIQKLQPYFNNQLKRLAKTPKIFSIDTGVLCHLLQINTEDEFNKSPLKGEILETFIFSELLKANSYAQSRANLYYYRTTDKKEIDFILEYSNKIIALEIKASKTVKKDDFKHIYKLKEEINKEFNKGIVLYMGDTFLQIDENMYAVPVGFLK comes from the coding sequence ATGTATATTCAAAGATTAATTTTAGAAGATATAAAAGAGTATCAAAAATTCTTTCCAGTTTTACTTATCAGTGGTGCTAGACAAGTTGGAAAATCAACTTTAGCATTGCATCTAAATATCGACAATTATATTACTCTTGATGACATAAATATGTATGAAATGGCTAAAAATAATCCTAAAGGCTTTATTGAATCATTAGATAAACCAGTTGTTATTGATGAAATTCAAAGATTACCTGAACTTCTTATATCTATAAAAGAATATGTAGATAAAGACAGAATAAATGGAGAATTTATTTTAACTGGTTCTGCTTCACTTCAAGGATTTAAAGAAATATCAGATTCACTTGCTGGAAGAATTGGAATAGTTGAACTCTATCCATTTTCACTAAAAGAGAAAAATCAAAGCAGTGATAATATAATAGATATTTTTTCAAAAGATTTAGATAAATACCTTTTAACTAAATATGAAAATATAAGTGTAGAAAAAGATATTATAGATGGTGGATATCCTGAGATTAATAAAATTGATAGCCAAAAAGGTAAATATCTTTGGTTTAGCTCTTATATCAGAACATATATAGAATCAGATGCTAAAGAATTGGCAAATATTAGAAATATGGATAAGTTTATAAATATGTACAAACACTGTATGTTTAGAAGTGGAAGTATTTTTAATAAAAATGATATTCAAATACAAGTTGGACTTGATGGAAAAACATTTGATAGTTACTTTAGTGTTCTAGAACATACTTACCAAATACAAAAACTTCAACCATATTTTAATAATCAATTAAAAAGATTAGCAAAAACTCCTAAAATCTTTTCCATTGACACAGGAGTACTTTGTCATCTTTTACAAATTAATACAGAAGATGAGTTTAATAAATCACCACTAAAAGGTGAAATCCTTGAAACATTTATTTTTAGTGAATTACTAAAAGCAAACTCTTATGCTCAAAGTAGAGCTAATCTGTATTATTACAGAACAACTGATAAAAAAGAAATAGATTTTATTTTAGAGTATTCAAATAAAATTATAGCTCTTGAAATAAAAGCTTCTAAAACAGTTAAAAAAGATGATTTTAAACATATATATAAATTAAAAGAAGAGATAAACAAAGAATTTAATAAAGGGATTGTGCTTTATATGGGAGATACATTTTTGCAAATTGATGAAAATATGTATGCTGTACCTGTTGGGTTTTTAAAATAA
- a CDS encoding tyrosine-type recombinase/integrase gives MALEPVGGKYEGVWTNKLKNGDVSYYINYRDENGRPVKLQVGKKTKINDFTIKDAYSKLIEIKYKLQHEELPTIKMGKGSKIKFNDIWEEFLKYAKVNKKSYFMDELNYNKHIKPIFGNKNVKNLKSLDFENFKQTLFNKPLEAQTVKHQLTLIRTIINYAIKHDILNNYVNPLANGKVKMPSIDNKRVSFLSKEQAKKLLEILKSTHELTYHLTVILLFTGARFSEVTGAASKKNKSKENTALRWDDVNFNANTIYFKKTKDGNERYIAINSILLETLKTLYDNKTNNNVINNSAGGTILRMPDYFKNAVEKVIPGNKSQTSKYKITAHSLRHTHASWLAEAGLDILQIKEQLGHRNIEMTMRYAHLIPNIRHRITEDLKI, from the coding sequence ATGGCTCTGGAACCTGTAGGTGGAAAATATGAAGGAGTGTGGACTAATAAGTTAAAAAATGGAGATGTATCTTACTATATAAATTATAGAGATGAAAATGGTAGACCTGTAAAATTACAAGTAGGTAAAAAGACAAAAATAAATGATTTTACAATTAAAGATGCATATTCAAAATTAATTGAAATAAAATATAAATTACAACATGAAGAATTACCTACTATTAAAATGGGAAAAGGTTCTAAAATTAAATTCAATGATATCTGGGAAGAATTTTTAAAATATGCCAAAGTAAATAAGAAATCATATTTTATGGACGAATTAAATTATAACAAACATATAAAACCAATTTTTGGAAATAAAAATGTGAAAAATCTTAAATCCTTAGATTTTGAAAATTTTAAACAAACACTTTTTAATAAACCATTAGAAGCTCAAACTGTAAAACATCAATTAACACTTATTAGAACTATTATAAATTATGCTATAAAACATGATATTTTAAATAATTATGTAAATCCATTAGCTAATGGAAAAGTTAAGATGCCTTCTATTGATAATAAAAGGGTATCTTTTTTATCAAAAGAACAAGCAAAAAAACTTCTTGAAATATTAAAATCTACTCATGAGTTAACTTATCATCTAACTGTAATTTTACTTTTCACAGGGGCAAGATTTAGTGAAGTTACTGGTGCTGCATCAAAAAAGAATAAATCTAAGGAAAACACTGCACTTAGATGGGATGATGTAAACTTTAATGCAAATACTATTTACTTCAAAAAAACTAAAGATGGAAACGAAAGGTATATTGCAATAAATAGTATTTTACTTGAAACTTTAAAAACACTCTATGATAATAAAACGAATAATAATGTAATAAATAATAGTGCTGGTGGAACAATTTTAAGAATGCCTGATTATTTTAAAAATGCTGTTGAAAAAGTAATACCAGGAAATAAATCTCAAACATCAAAATATAAAATTACTGCTCACTCTCTTCGCCATACTCATGCAAGTTGGCTTGCAGAAGCAGGACTTGATATTTTACAAATAAAAGAACAACTTGGTCATAGAAATATTGAAATGACTATGAGGTATGCACATTTAATTCCAAATATTAGACACCGAATTACTGAAGATTTAAAAATCTAA
- a CDS encoding DEAD/DEAH box helicase produces MNSLITNNQTTNFYNHITKLLQECESFYFNVAFINFSGIQLLLDVFKDLEEKNIKGKILTSTYLNFTQTKALEKIKEFKNIELKIYDSNISNIGFHSKSYIFEFKDNYKIVIGSSNITSSAFKSNIEWNVKTVSKKDDKFLLDVLNEFEILWKSSYQVDEEFLKEYEEFLKTQKKEFKSFSLNQIKTNFMQEKALEKLENLRNKSENKALIIAATGTGKTYLSAFDVKNFKAKTILFLVHRENILIKAKQSFEEILPHINSFGLYTGNKKEQNKNYLFSTIQTMSSNFLEFSQDFFDYIIIDEAHHATSPSYKKILDYFKPKFLLGLTATSNRMDGNSIYEIFDENIALDIRLNDALEHNLIVPFHYYGISDIQSIDYENVDLTKIDLLAKLLSVNKRVDFIIDKMNFYSNSGNKRKVLGFCVSKEHCIFMSEEFNKKGINSITLTSEDSISKREDSIKRLENKNDSLEVIFTVDIFNEGIDIPSINMVLFLRPTNSPIVFVQQLGRGLRKYKNKEFLTVLDFIGNHKKAYLIALALVGNKMIDKESIKLSLQNNFADFKNAFICMDEISKNRILEQINKENFNQLKYLKEQYFEVKNILGKVPTLVDFLQFEDVINPLKFIDESKSYIEFLAKVEENKKVKELILDENFIKAIRFIENELPIKRVYEFVILKYLLNNDFCDENIAFKILNKYLNRVDKETIMHSFLYLRQDFLDSAQKNRYLKLLEFDGKVAKKTKEFEELLKNENYKKIFLNSLNFGIYNYEEEFSSIDFGKPFLKLYSKYNMLNIAKLCNFPKIHSSFRGSGFLKYENDFFLFINLEKENFSKSANYHNAFLSKDTFTYQSKPSHSQNSGDGQRLCENKKFEVKLHIFVRKYVQVDKKTQDFIYLGVANTLKYWDNKPISLELKLENPLSDKLFEEFTKII; encoded by the coding sequence TTGAACAGTTTAATAACCAATAATCAAACAACAAATTTTTATAATCATATCACAAAGTTACTACAAGAGTGTGAAAGTTTTTATTTTAATGTAGCATTTATAAATTTTTCAGGAATACAACTTTTACTTGATGTTTTTAAAGATTTAGAAGAGAAAAATATAAAAGGTAAAATATTAACTTCAACATATTTAAACTTCACTCAAACAAAAGCTTTGGAAAAAATCAAAGAGTTTAAAAATATTGAACTAAAAATTTATGATAGCAATATTTCAAATATTGGATTTCATAGTAAATCTTATATATTTGAGTTTAAAGATAACTATAAAATAGTGATTGGTTCATCAAATATTACTTCAAGTGCCTTTAAATCAAATATCGAATGGAATGTAAAAACAGTTTCAAAAAAAGATGATAAATTTTTGCTTGATGTTTTAAATGAGTTTGAAATTCTTTGGAAAAGTTCATATCAAGTAGATGAAGAGTTTTTAAAAGAGTATGAAGAGTTTTTAAAAACACAAAAAAAAGAGTTCAAATCTTTTAGTTTAAATCAAATAAAAACAAATTTTATGCAAGAAAAAGCTTTAGAAAAATTAGAAAATCTAAGAAACAAAAGCGAAAATAAAGCTTTAATAATCGCAGCAACAGGAACTGGAAAAACTTATCTTAGTGCTTTTGATGTAAAAAATTTTAAAGCAAAAACTATTCTTTTTTTAGTTCATAGGGAAAATATTTTAATAAAAGCAAAACAAAGTTTTGAAGAGATTTTACCCCACATCAACTCTTTTGGTTTATATACAGGAAATAAAAAAGAACAAAATAAAAACTATCTATTTTCAACTATTCAAACTATGAGTTCAAATTTTTTAGAGTTTTCACAAGATTTTTTTGATTATATAATTATTGATGAAGCTCATCATGCCACAAGTCCAAGTTATAAAAAAATCCTAGATTATTTTAAACCAAAGTTTTTATTGGGACTTACAGCAACCTCAAATCGAATGGATGGAAACTCTATTTATGAAATTTTTGATGAAAATATTGCACTTGATATAAGACTAAATGATGCACTTGAACATAATTTGATTGTTCCTTTTCACTATTATGGAATAAGTGATATACAAAGTATAGATTATGAAAATGTGGATTTAACAAAAATTGATTTATTAGCAAAACTTTTAAGTGTGAATAAAAGGGTCGATTTTATTATTGATAAGATGAATTTTTATTCAAATAGTGGAAATAAAAGAAAAGTTCTAGGTTTTTGTGTTTCAAAAGAACATTGTATATTTATGAGTGAAGAGTTCAATAAAAAAGGAATAAATTCCATAACTTTAACAAGTGAAGATTCAATTTCAAAAAGAGAAGATAGTATCAAAAGACTGGAAAACAAAAATGATAGTTTAGAAGTGATTTTTACAGTTGATATTTTCAATGAAGGTATAGATATCCCATCAATTAATATGGTTTTGTTTTTACGACCAACAAACTCTCCAATAGTTTTCGTTCAACAATTAGGACGTGGTTTGCGAAAATATAAAAATAAAGAATTTTTAACAGTTCTTGATTTTATAGGAAATCATAAAAAAGCTTATTTGATAGCTCTTGCTTTGGTTGGAAATAAGATGATTGATAAAGAAAGCATTAAACTCTCACTACAAAACAATTTTGCAGATTTTAAAAATGCCTTTATTTGTATGGATGAAATTTCAAAAAATAGAATTTTAGAACAGATAAACAAAGAGAATTTTAATCAACTAAAATATTTAAAAGAACAATATTTTGAAGTAAAAAATATTTTAGGAAAAGTTCCAACTTTGGTTGATTTTTTACAGTTTGAAGATGTGATAAATCCTTTAAAATTTATAGATGAAAGTAAATCTTACATTGAATTTTTAGCAAAAGTTGAAGAAAACAAAAAAGTAAAAGAGTTGATTTTAGATGAAAATTTTATAAAAGCTATAAGATTTATAGAAAATGAGTTACCAATAAAAAGAGTTTATGAGTTTGTAATTTTAAAATATCTTTTAAATAATGATTTTTGTGATGAAAATATAGCTTTTAAGATTTTAAATAAGTATTTGAATAGAGTTGATAAAGAGACGATAATGCATAGTTTTTTATATTTAAGACAAGATTTTTTAGATTCAGCTCAAAAAAATAGATATTTAAAACTTTTAGAGTTTGATGGAAAAGTTGCAAAAAAAACAAAAGAGTTTGAAGAGCTTTTGAAAAATGAAAACTATAAAAAGATTTTTCTAAATAGTTTGAATTTTGGAATTTATAATTATGAAGAGGAGTTTAGTTCAATTGATTTTGGAAAACCATTTTTAAAACTTTATTCTAAATACAATATGTTAAATATTGCAAAACTTTGTAATTTCCCAAAAATTCACAGTTCATTTAGGGGAAGTGGATTTCTAAAATATGAAAATGATTTCTTTTTATTTATAAATTTAGAAAAAGAAAATTTTTCAAAATCAGCAAACTATCATAATGCCTTTTTATCAAAAGATACTTTTACTTATCAAAGTAAACCAAGTCATAGTCAAAATAGTGGTGATGGACAAAGGTTGTGTGAAAACAAAAAATTTGAAGTTAAACTTCATATTTTTGTGCGAAAATATGTTCAAGTTGATAAAAAAACGCAAGATTTTATCTATCTTGGAGTTGCAAATACCCTAAAATATTGGGATAATAAACCAATAAGTTTAGAACTAAAACTTGAAAATCCTTTGAGTGATAAACTTTTTGAAGAGTTTACAAAAATTATTTAA